One genomic window of Salmo salar chromosome ssa12, Ssal_v3.1, whole genome shotgun sequence includes the following:
- the LOC106565902 gene encoding chromodomain-helicase-DNA-binding protein 5 isoform X7: MGGGGGGIGVGGNDPEEQVSEREDDHPLRRPEIGSESESSTYAPAPTTKKKKKKPKEKKEKKPKRKKREEEEEDDDDDDGDDDDDDDDDENNKEPKSSSQLMQEWGLEDVQYGFTEEDYTTLTNYKAFSQFLRPLIAKKNPKIPMSKMMTVLGSKWREFSANNPFKGTSATAVAAAVAAAVEMVTVASPISVKEVTTLPSSQPGPIRKAKTKDGKGPGVRRKTKTVKEVKKKSKGKKTKSKKKASSSEEDFGLEESDFDDVSIHSASVRSDTSGNAKKKARKGRKKRKREDGDGYETDHQDYCEVCQQGGEIILCDTCPKAYHLVCLDPELEKAPEGKWSCPHCEKEGIQWEAKDDDDDEEEVAVEEEDDHLEFCRVCKDGGELLCCDTCPSSYHIHCLNPPLPEIPNGEWLCPRCMCPPLKGKVQRILHWTWGDPPLPTEVPPGPDGEVVDPLVKPPLKGHPERELFVKWAGLSYWHCSWVSELQLELYHAVMYRNYQRKNDMDEPPPYDYGSGEEELNNEKRKSKDPQYAAMEERFYRYGIKPEWMVIHRILNHSYDKDGDVHYMIKWRDLPYDQCTWEVDDFDVPEYNHSKHSYWDHREQMIGDDQRPLVVRKGKKGKEEEEKRREREIPPDAPIIDPTIKFEHQPWYINATGGTLHPYQLEGLNWLRFSWAQGTDTILADEMGLGKTVQTIVFLYSLYKEGHSKGPYLVSAPLSTIINWEREFEMWAPDFYVVTYTGDKDSRAVIRENEFTFEDSTVKTGRKVFRMKKDSAIKFHVLLTSYELITIDQTILGSINWACLVVDEAHRLKNNQSKFFRILNGYKIYYKLLLTGTPLQNNLEELFHLLNFLTPERFNNLEGFLEEFADISKEDQIKKLHDLLGPHMLRRLKADVFKNMPSKTELIVRVELSPMQKKYYKFILTRNFEALNSKGGGNQVSLLNIMMDLKKCCNHPYLFPVAAMEAPVLPNGSYDGNQLVKSSGKLTLLQKMLKKLKDEGHRVLIFSQMTKMLDLLEDFLEYEGYKYERIDGGITGGLRQEAIDRFNAPGAQQFCFLLSTRAGGLGINLATADTVIIYDSDWNPHNDIQAFSRAHRIGQNKKVMIYRFVTRASVEERITQVAKRKMMLTHLVVRPGLGSKTGSMSKQELDDILKFGTEELFKDEMEAAARAMGSHQKLWDIKDGDEGSVIHYDDNAISKLLDRSQNATEDTEIQNMNEYLSSFKVAQYVVKDEDAEEEPQREIIKQEENVDPDYWEKLLRHHYEQQQEDLARNLGKGKRIRKQVNYNDTSQEDQEWQDDLSDNHSEYSVGSEDEDEDFEERPEGGRRHSRRQLKSDRDKPLPPLLARVGGNIEVLGFNTRQRKAFLNAIMRWGMPPQDAFNSHWLVRDLRGKSEKEFRAYVSLFMRHLCEPGADGAETFADGVPREGLSRQHVLTRIGVMSLVRKKVQEFEHVNGKYSTPDLIPLGLELKKLTESLSSDPNTPVPASPAATPQPPGTPVPPEKMDSISGPTEDKETTELEYKKLPELETNLSTESSSQVEKTDKAADSDETVKGSTEDKPVSSEESNERTDTPSTLPEPSTNPKEPPSKQTELSSNQSSPKAEPCRETEKSLDKGDSDPAPAKPEEKELKPVFSDEPKSEDMPVPEGRLNGEKEAQEETEDIRREVEKNGFKMRFMFNIADGGFTELHTLWQNEERAAVSSGKMYDIWHRRHDYWLLAGIVTHGYARWQDIQNDPRYAILNEPFKTEMHKGNYLEMKNKFLARRFKLLEQALVIEEQLRRAAYLNMTQDPNHPAMALNTRFAEVECLAESHQHLSKESLAGNKPANAVLHKGLSSPSVYTAAGLKHCLQTQDLVLNQLEELLSDMKADVTRLPNMLSRIPPVSARLQMSERSILSRLTSRGNEPPPQQPFGQGSFACSQMYSTGFGGSFRGPAGGAMVNYSQMPLGPYVSVSNGPPPPSSHLDKKSCDPLRDVTTPDLKSGKPSDVICIED, translated from the exons ATG ggaggaggaggtggcggAATAGGAGTTGGTGGCAATGACCCGGAGGAGCAGGTCTCAGAGCGGGAGGATGACCATCCACTGCGACGTCCAGAGATTGGCTCAGAGAGCGAGAGCAGTACCTACGCCCCCGCCCCCAccacaaagaagaagaagaagaaacccaaggagaagaaagagaagaaaccCAAacggaagaagagagaagaggaggaggaggatgatgacgatgatgatggcgacgacgatgatgatgatgatgatgatgaaaatAATAAG GAGCCCaagtcatccagccagctgatGCAGGAGTGGGGTCTGGAAGATGTGCAGTATGGCTTCACAGAGGAGGACTATACAACCCTCACCAACTACAAGGCTTTCAGCCAGTTCCTCAG GCCACTTATTGCCAAGAAGAACCCTAAGATCCCCATGTCAAAGATGATGACAGTGTTAGGGTCCAAGTGGCGCGAGTTCAGCGCTAACAACCCCTTCAAAGGCACCTCCGCAACCGCTGTGGCTGCAGCGGTGGCTGCTGCTGTGGAAATGGTCACTGTGGCCTCGCCCATCTCTGTTAAAGAGGTCACTACCCTACCAAGCTCTCAGCCTGGGCCAATCAGAAAAGCCAAAACCAAAGATGGGAAGG ggccTGGGGTAAGACGGAAAACAAAGACTGTAAAGGAGGTAAAGAAGAAAAGTAAAGGGAAGAAGACCAAATCAAAGAAGAAAGCATCCTCG AGTGAGGAGGACTTTGGGCTGGAGGAGTCGGACTTTGATGATGTCAGCATCCACAGTGCCTCGGTGCGCTCTGATACCTCGGGGAATGCCAAGAAGAAAGCCCGGAAGGGTCGGAAAAAAAGGAAAA GAGAGGATGGGGACGGctatgagacagaccaccaggacTACTGTGAGGTGTGCCAGCAGGGAGGGGAGATCATCCTGTGTGACACCTGTCCCAAAGCTTACCACCTGGTGTGTCTGGACCCTGAGCTGGAGAAGGCCCCCGAGGGCAAGTGGAGCTGCCCCCACTGT GAGAAGGAGGGCATCCAGTGGGAGGCCaaagatgatgacgatgatgaggaggaggttgCGGTTGAGGAAGAGGATGACCACCTGGAGTTCTGCAGAGTGTGTAAAGATGGAGGGGAGCTGCTGTGCTGTGACACCTGCCCCTCCTCCTATCATATCCACTGCCTCAACCCTCCCCTCCCTGAGATACCCAATGGGGAGTGGCTGTGCCCACGCTGCATG tGCCCACCTCTGAAGGGGAAGGTACAGAGGATTCTCCACTGGACTTGGGGGGATCCCCCCTTACCCACTGAGGTGCCCCCTGGCCCTGATGGAGAGGTGGTGGACCCGCTGGTCAAGCCCCCCCTGAAGGGCCACCCGGAGAGGGAACTGTTTGTCAAGTGGGCTGGTCTCTCCTACTGGCACTGCTCCTGGGTCAGCGAACTACAG TTAGAGCTGTACCACGCGGTGATGTACCGTAACTACCAGCGGAAGAACGACATGGACGAGCCCCCTCCTTACGACTACGGCTCTGGGGAGGAGGAGCTGAACAATGAGAAGAGGAAGAGTAAAGACCCGCAGTACGCTGCCATGGAGGAGAGATTCTACCGCTACGGCATCAAGCCAGAGTGGATGGTCATCCACAGGATCCTCAACCACAG TTATGATAAGGATGGAGATGTGCACTACATGATCAAGTGGAGAGACCTGCCCTATGACCAGTGCACCTGGGAGGTAGATGACTTTGACGTCCCTGAGTATAACCACAGCAAACACTCCTACTGGGACCACAG GGAGCAGATGATTGGTGATGACCAGCGCCCCTTAGTGGTGAGAAAGGGAAAGAAgggtaaagaggaggaggagaagaggagggagagagaaatcccCCCTGATGCCCCAATTATAGAT cCTACCATCAAGTTTGAACATCAACCCTGGTACATCAATGCCACTGGGGGCACCCTGCATCCATACCAGCTGGAGGGTCTGAACTGGTTACGGTTCTCCTGGGCACAGGGCACAGACACTATCCTGGCAGACGAGATGGGCCTTGGCAAGACTGTCCAGACCATCGTGTTCCTCTACTCACTCTACAAGGAG GGTCACTCCAAAGGGCCATACCTGGTCAGTGCTCCCCTGTCCACCATCATCAACTGGGAGAGGGAGTTTGAGATGTGGGCCCCAGACTTCTACGTGGTCACTTACACTGGGGACAAAGATAGCCGAGCGGTCATCAGGGAGAACGAGTTCACTTTTGAGGACAGTACAGTCAAGACAGGCCGCAAGGTCTTCCGTATGAAG AAAGACAGTGCCATCAAGTTCCATGTGTTGCTGACATCATATGAGCTGATTACCATTGATCAGACCATTCTGGGCTCTATTAACTGGGCCTGTCTAGTGGTGGACGAGGCCCACAGACTGAAGAACAACCAGTCAAAG TTTTTCAGAATCCTCAACGGTTATAAGATCTACTATAAGCTGCTACTGACTGGTACTCCTCTGCAGAACAACCTGGAGGAGCTGTTTCACCTGCTCAACTTCCTCACCCCAGAGAGATTCAA taACCTGGAGGGCTTTCTGGAGGAGTTTGCAGACATCTCCAAGGAGGACCAGATCAAGAAGCTGCATGACCTGCTGGGCCCACACATGCTCAGGAGACTGAAGGCTGATGTCTTCAAGAACATGCCTTCCAAGACAGAGCTCATTGTACGAGTGGAGCTCAGCCCCATGCAGAA GAAGTACTACAAGTTCATCCTGACACGGAACTTTGAGGCGCTCAACTCCAAGGGCGGGGGCAACCAGGTGTCCCTTCTCAACATCATGATGGACCTGAAGAAGTGTTGCAACCACCCCTACCTGTTCCCCGTGGCAGCcatg GAGGCGCCAGTGTTACCCAATGGCTCTTATGATGGGAACCAGCTGGTCAAGTCCTCAGGCAAACTCACCCTGCTCCAGAAGATGCTGAAGAAACTCAAAGATGAAGGACACAGAGTTCTCATTTTCTCCCAGATGACTAAGATGCTGGATCTGCTTGAGGACTTTCTGGAATACGAGGGCTACAAATATGAACGCATCGATGGAGGCATCACAGGGGGGCTACGACAGGAGGCTATCGACCGCTTCAATG CACCGGGTGCACAGCAGTTCTGCTTCCTGCTCTCCACCCGAGCTGGAGGCCTGGGCATCAACCTGGCCACGGCAGACACCGTCATCATCTACGACTCAGACTGGAACCCTCACAACGATATCCAG GCATTCAGCAGGGCCCACCGTATAGGTCAGAACAAGAAAGTGATGATCTATCGCTTCGTGACACGGGCCAGCGTGGAGGAGCGCATCACCCAGGTGGCCAAGAGGAAGATGATGTTGACCCACCTTGTGGTGAGACCCGGCCTGGGCTCCAAGACCGGCTCCATGTCCAAACAGGAGCTGGACGACATCCTCAAATTTGGCACTGAGGAGCTCTTCAAGGATGAGATGGAGGCGGCAGCTCGGGCCATGGGTTCCCACCAGAAACTGT GGGACATAAAGGATGGAGATGAGGGTAGTGTCATTCACTATGATGACAATGCCATCTCCAAGCTGCTGGACCGTAGCCAGAATGCTACGGAGGACACTGAGATCCAGAACATGAACGAATACCTCAGCTCCTTCAAGGTGGCCCAGTATGTTGTCAAAGACGAGGACGCGGAG GAGGAGCCCCAGCGGGAGATCATTAAGCAGGAGGAGAATGTGGATCCAGACTACTGGGAGAAGCTGCTGAGGCACCACTatgagcagcagcaggaggaccTGGCCCGCAACCTGGGAAAAGGCAAACGCATCCGCAAGCAGGTCAACTACAACGACACGTCTCAGGAGGACCAAG AGTGGCAGGATGATCTTTCAGACAATCATTCCGAGTACTCCGTGGGGTCCGAGGACGAGGACGAAGATTTCGAGGAGAGGCCGGAAG GTGGGCGCAGGCACTCTCGCAGACAGCTGAAGAGTGACAGGGACAAACCTCTGCCACCCCTGCTGGCACGTGTAGGGGGCAACATCGAG GTGCTGGGGTTCAACACCCGTCAGCGGAAGGCCTTCCTCAACGCTATCATGCGCTGGGGCATGCCTCCTCAGGACGCCTTCAACTCTCACTGGCTGGTCAGAGACCTGAGAGGGAAGAGTGAGAAAGAGTTCAG ggcCTATGTGTCCCTGTTCATGAGACATCTTTGTGAGCCGGGGGCAGACGGGGCGGAGACCTTTGCAGACGGTGTCCCACGAGAGGGGCTGTCCCGCCAACATGTCCTCACCAGGATCGGGGTTATGTCTCTGGTCAGGAAAAAG GTCCAGGAGTTTGAGCATGTCAATGGAAAGTACAGCACTCCAGACCTGATCCCACTTGGACTAGAGTTGAAGAAACTGACTGAGAGTCTGTCCTCTGACCCCAACACCCCTGTCCCTGCCAGCCCTGCAGCCACACCCCAGCCTCCAGGCACTCCTGTCCCACCAG AGAAGATGGACTCAATCTCAGGGCCTACTGAAGACAAGGAGACCACAGAACTAGAGTACAAGAAGCTACCAGAACTGGAG ACTAATCTAAGTACAGAGTCATCTTCCCAGGTAGAGAAGACAGACAAGGCTGCTGACAGTGATGAGACAGTGAAGGGCAGCACAGAGGACAAACCAGTCTCCTCAGAGGAGAGTAATGAAAGGACAGACACACCCTCCACACTTCCAGAGCCATCCACCAATCCTAAAGAGCCTCCATCCAAACAGACAGAGCTGTCGTCCAATCAAAGCTCACCAAAAG CGGAGccttgtagagagacagagaagtctTTAGATAAAGGAGACAGTGATCCTGCCCCAGCCAAACCTGAGGAGAAGGAACTGAAGCCAG TTTTTTCAGACGAGCCCAAGAGCGAGGACATGCCAGTGCCCGAGGGCCGGCTGAATGGTGAGAAAGAAGCACAGGAGGAGACGGAGGACAtcaggagggaggtggagaagaaCGGCTTCAAAATGAGGTTCATGTTCAACATTGCCGACGGAGGTTTCACAG AGCTACACACCCTGTGGCAGAACGAGGAGCGGGCCGCTGTGTCATCTGGGAAGATGTATGACATCTGGCACCGTCGCCACGActactggctgctggctggcatCGTAAC ACATGGCTATGCCCGCTGGCAGGACATTCAGAACGACCCACGTTATGCCATCCTCAATGAGCCCTTCAAGACTGAGATGCACAAGGGGAACTACCTGGAGATGAAGAACAAGTTCCTGGCTCGCCGCTTTAAG ctGTTGGAGCAGGCTCTGGTGATAGAGGAGCAGTTAAGAAGGGCAGCGTACCTGAATATGACCCAGGACCCCAACCACCCGGCTATGGCCCTGAATACCCGCTTTGCTGAGGTGGAGTGTCTGGCTGAGTCCCACCAGCACCTGTCCAAGGAGTCTCTGGCTGGGAACAAGCCAGCCAACGCTGTGCTGCACAAAGGTCTGTCATCTCCCAGTGTGTACACAGCAGCAGGACTAAAACACTGTCTACAAACTCAAGATCTGG tacTGAACCAGCTGGAGGAGCTGCTGAGTGATATGAAGGCAGATGTGACGCGGCTTCCCAACATGTTGTCCCGGATCCCCCCGGTGTCTGCCCGTCTGCAGATGTCTGAGAGGAGCATCCTCAGCCGCCTCACCAGCCGTGGCAACGAACCTCCGCCCCAACAG CCGTTCGGCCAGGGCTCATTTGCCTGTTCCCAGATGTACAGCACTGGTTTTGGGGGCAGCTTCCGGGGGCCTGCGGGAGGAGCCATGGTCAACTACAGCCAGATGCCGCTGGGACCCTACGTCAGTG